A single region of the Anabaena sphaerica FACHB-251 genome encodes:
- a CDS encoding mercuric reductase has product MSNLEFERITVLPMDEYNQRLVANVHPENWVNPQPADCYDLVVIGAGTAGLVVAAGAAGLDLGLKVALIEKHLMGGDCLNVGCVPSKSLIRSARVVGEIWKAKDLGVNISQHIDVDLATVMARLRRIRAGISHHDSAARFKNLGVDVFLGGGKFASNNTIAVDGQILKFKKAVIATGARAVKPEIRGIEAAGYLTNETVFSLIQKPEKLAVIGGGPIGCELAQAFRRLGCEVTLFHNSSHILNKEDREAAEILQRVLSDEGIRLVLDCQLEEVVTVTEGKRLYFSSNGHRDSVTVNEILVGAGRAPNVEGLNLEAVGVEYDKKHGVKVNDYLQTTNSNIYAAGDICMNWKFTHAADAAARIVIKNTLFSPFGLGRSQLSKLVMPWVTYTDPEIAHVGMYADEAEKMGLEVTTIKIAFNNVDRAIADSEESGFLKIHHKKGSDEILGATIVASHAGEMISEITTAIVNKIGLSKLSSVIHPYPTQAEAIKKAADAYRRTLLTPRTKKLLGFLTKFS; this is encoded by the coding sequence ATGTCTAACTTAGAATTTGAGAGAATCACAGTTCTACCAATGGATGAGTATAATCAAAGGTTGGTAGCTAACGTTCATCCTGAAAATTGGGTGAATCCTCAACCTGCTGATTGTTATGATTTAGTAGTAATTGGTGCGGGTACAGCAGGATTAGTTGTAGCTGCGGGTGCTGCGGGTTTAGATTTGGGTTTAAAAGTGGCATTAATTGAAAAACATCTCATGGGTGGAGATTGTTTAAATGTCGGTTGTGTACCATCTAAATCTCTAATTCGGTCTGCTCGTGTAGTTGGTGAAATATGGAAAGCTAAAGATTTAGGTGTGAATATTTCTCAACATATTGATGTTGATCTTGCCACAGTTATGGCTAGGTTGCGGCGGATTAGAGCAGGTATTAGTCATCATGATTCAGCTGCGAGATTTAAAAATTTAGGTGTTGATGTTTTTTTGGGTGGTGGGAAGTTTGCAAGTAATAATACTATAGCAGTTGATGGTCAAATTCTCAAGTTTAAAAAAGCTGTAATTGCCACAGGTGCAAGAGCAGTTAAACCAGAAATTCGCGGCATTGAAGCAGCGGGTTATTTAACTAATGAAACAGTTTTTTCGCTGATTCAAAAACCAGAAAAATTGGCGGTAATTGGTGGCGGTCCGATTGGTTGTGAATTGGCACAAGCTTTCCGGCGTTTGGGTTGTGAGGTGACATTATTTCATAATAGTTCTCACATTTTGAATAAAGAAGATCGGGAAGCAGCAGAAATTTTGCAACGAGTTTTGAGTGATGAAGGTATTCGCCTGGTGCTAGATTGTCAGTTAGAAGAAGTGGTGACAGTAACTGAAGGAAAGCGGCTTTATTTTTCATCAAATGGTCATCGAGATTCAGTAACTGTAAATGAAATTTTAGTAGGTGCGGGACGTGCGCCAAATGTGGAAGGTTTAAATTTAGAAGCGGTGGGTGTGGAGTACGATAAAAAGCATGGTGTGAAGGTAAATGATTATCTCCAAACTACTAACTCTAATATTTATGCAGCTGGTGATATCTGCATGAATTGGAAATTTACCCATGCGGCTGATGCAGCAGCGCGAATTGTGATTAAAAATACATTGTTTTCGCCTTTTGGTTTGGGACGTTCTCAACTGAGTAAGTTAGTAATGCCTTGGGTGACATATACTGATCCAGAAATTGCTCATGTAGGAATGTACGCTGATGAGGCGGAAAAAATGGGTTTGGAAGTGACAACAATTAAAATTGCTTTTAATAATGTAGATCGAGCGATCGCTGATAGTGAAGAGTCAGGATTTTTGAAGATTCACCACAAAAAAGGATCTGATGAAATTCTCGGTGCAACCATTGTTGCTAGTCATGCAGGTGAGATGATTTCAGAAATTACTACTGCAATTGTTAATAAAATTGGTTTAAGTAAATTAAGCAGTGTGATTCATCCTTACCCAACTCAAGCAGAAGCAATTAAAAAAGCAGCCGACGCTTATCGACGTACACTACTAACACCCAGAACTAAAAAACTTTTGGGATTTTTAACAAAATTCTCCTAA
- a CDS encoding SDR family oxidoreductase, with protein MAAKKTLQPPQTQEPPGLESEMNPKPKADDEQYRGSGKLKDKIALITGGDSGIGRAVAIAFAKEGADVAIVYLQEHQDAKETQNLVEQHGRKAVSIVGDITDQKFCQQAVEQTVDEFGKLDILVNNAAEQHPKSNIEDITQEQLERTFRTNIFSMFYLTKAAMKYLHKGSAIINTTSVTAYKGNSQLLDYSSTKGAIVAFTRSLSQNLVSKGIRVNAVAPGPIWTPLIPSTFPEEKVETFGAQVPMGRAGQPEEVAPSFVFLASDDSSYMSGQVLHPNGGEIVNG; from the coding sequence ATGGCAGCAAAAAAGACGTTACAACCACCACAAACACAGGAACCACCTGGTTTAGAATCAGAAATGAACCCAAAACCCAAAGCCGATGATGAACAATATCGGGGTAGTGGTAAATTAAAAGATAAAATCGCTTTAATTACTGGTGGAGATAGTGGTATTGGTCGTGCTGTGGCGATCGCATTTGCTAAAGAAGGTGCAGATGTAGCGATAGTTTACCTGCAAGAACATCAAGATGCAAAGGAAACACAAAACTTAGTCGAACAACATGGACGCAAAGCAGTATCTATTGTTGGTGATATTACTGACCAGAAGTTTTGTCAACAAGCTGTAGAACAAACAGTAGATGAGTTTGGTAAACTTGATATTCTTGTCAATAATGCTGCTGAACAACACCCTAAAAGTAACATTGAAGATATTACTCAAGAGCAATTAGAACGCACTTTTAGGACTAATATTTTCTCAATGTTTTACCTCACTAAAGCCGCGATGAAGTATTTGCATAAAGGAAGTGCTATCATCAATACAACATCAGTTACAGCTTATAAAGGTAATTCCCAACTATTAGATTATTCGTCTACTAAAGGTGCTATTGTTGCCTTTACTCGTTCCCTATCTCAAAATTTAGTCTCCAAGGGAATTCGTGTCAATGCTGTAGCACCAGGTCCAATTTGGACACCTTTAATTCCTTCAACTTTCCCAGAAGAAAAAGTAGAAACTTTTGGCGCACAAGTACCAATGGGAAGAGCCGGACAACCGGAAGAAGTAGCACCAAGTTTTGTATTTTTAGCTTCTGATGACTCTTCCTATATGTCTGGTCAAGTGCTACATCCTAATGGTGGAGAAATAGTCAACGGCTGA
- a CDS encoding peptide ligase PGM1-related protein, producing the protein MVTMNISELEQVDKFRNLQLTLRERWKTSELFDNSEADILIIPSLSIDQRELQKIEGCEHYEERLLFSLMRLRNPRTRLIYVTSMPLHPSIIDYYLQLLPGIPFSHARHRLLLLSTYDSSLKPLSQKILERPRLLERIRQALRLDKAFMACYNSTFWEAELSLKLNVPLYAAAPDLQIWGTKSGSRQIFAQSGVPHPDGSELVKTAADLATAAADLWERQPTLKRMVVKLNEGISGEGNALLDLRPLIDVAPGKSSHGERISAIINNFSNLRFQATKETWANFSQRIPELGAIVESFIEGEIKFSPSVQGRITPDGKVEILSTHDQILGGPDGQIYLGCRFPADEKYRLRLQTLGLQVGKKLAEKGTLERFGVDFVTVDQGNGKWDIQAIEINLRKGGTTHPFMTLKLLTNGRYDLSTGLFYSQQGKAKYYVATDNLQKNRYRGLLPNDLMDIIAHHRLHFDSGTETGTVFHLMGCLSQFGKLGLTSIGDSPQQAEDIYNKVVKVLDQETSDEPNHYALFSDYAFPVAGDGYNY; encoded by the coding sequence ATGGTGACAATGAATATTTCCGAGTTAGAGCAGGTTGATAAGTTTCGCAATTTACAATTAACTTTGCGCGAACGCTGGAAAACAAGCGAGTTATTTGACAACAGCGAAGCGGATATTTTAATTATCCCCTCTTTGAGCATCGACCAACGGGAACTGCAAAAAATAGAAGGGTGCGAACATTATGAAGAAAGATTACTATTTTCTTTGATGCGGTTGCGAAATCCTCGCACTAGGTTAATTTATGTAACCTCAATGCCACTACATCCTAGCATTATTGATTACTATTTACAACTACTACCCGGAATCCCATTCTCCCACGCTCGTCATCGTTTATTACTACTTTCGACTTATGATTCTTCCCTGAAACCCCTCAGTCAAAAAATTTTAGAACGTCCCCGCTTACTAGAAAGAATTCGTCAAGCTTTGCGGTTAGATAAAGCTTTTATGGCTTGTTACAATTCCACCTTTTGGGAAGCAGAATTATCACTAAAATTGAATGTACCTCTGTATGCTGCTGCACCAGATTTACAGATTTGGGGTACAAAAAGTGGTAGCCGGCAAATTTTTGCTCAAAGCGGTGTACCCCATCCAGATGGTAGCGAATTAGTTAAAACTGCTGCCGATTTAGCAACAGCAGCAGCTGATTTATGGGAACGTCAACCAACATTAAAACGGATGGTTGTAAAACTGAATGAAGGTATTTCTGGGGAAGGAAATGCTCTTTTGGATCTCCGTCCCTTGATAGATGTTGCACCAGGGAAAAGTTCTCATGGTGAAAGAATATCAGCAATCATTAATAACTTTTCCAATCTACGCTTTCAAGCCACAAAAGAAACCTGGGCGAATTTTTCTCAACGTATTCCAGAATTAGGCGCAATAGTAGAATCATTTATTGAAGGTGAAATCAAATTTTCTCCCAGTGTCCAAGGACGCATTACACCCGATGGAAAAGTGGAAATTCTTTCCACCCATGATCAAATTCTCGGAGGTCCAGACGGACAAATTTATCTCGGTTGTCGCTTTCCTGCGGATGAAAAGTATAGATTAAGATTACAGACATTAGGTTTACAAGTAGGTAAAAAGCTTGCAGAAAAAGGCACTTTAGAAAGATTTGGCGTTGATTTTGTCACCGTAGATCAAGGTAATGGTAAATGGGATATTCAAGCTATTGAAATTAACCTCCGCAAAGGTGGAACAACTCACCCTTTCATGACCTTGAAATTATTAACTAATGGACGCTATGACTTGTCCACTGGCTTATTTTACAGTCAGCAAGGAAAAGCTAAATATTACGTTGCTACAGACAACTTACAAAAAAACCGCTATCGGGGATTATTACCCAATGATTTAATGGATATTATTGCTCATCACCGATTACATTTTGATAGCGGAACTGAAACAGGGACAGTATTTCATCTCATGGGTTGTCTTTCTCAGTTTGGTAAGTTGGGATTAACAAGTATTGGTGATTCTCCCCAACAAGCAGAAGACATTTATAACAAAGTTGTCAAAGTTCTTGATCAAGAAACTAGTGATGAACCCAATCATTATGCCCTATTTTCAGATTATGCTTTTCCTGTTGCTGGGGATGGATATAATTATTGA
- the crcB gene encoding fluoride efflux transporter CrcB, with amino-acid sequence MLQDPNLRQSLGISLGAIAGALSRYYLTLWFAQRLGINFPYGTFFINLSGCLAMGFFTTLAAEKVAIISPELRLMLATGFLGAYTTFSTYGLESLALIRNGNLLTATSYWLGSAILGIICIQLGVFLARFGS; translated from the coding sequence ATGCTACAAGATCCCAATTTGCGCCAATCGTTAGGTATTAGTTTAGGTGCGATCGCTGGTGCTTTAAGTCGCTATTATTTAACATTATGGTTTGCCCAAAGATTGGGTATTAATTTTCCCTATGGCACGTTTTTTATTAATCTCAGTGGTTGTTTAGCGATGGGATTTTTCACTACTTTGGCTGCTGAGAAAGTAGCAATTATTTCCCCAGAATTACGGTTGATGCTTGCAACTGGTTTTTTAGGTGCATATACAACTTTTTCTACCTATGGTTTAGAGTCTCTGGCTTTAATACGTAATGGTAATTTATTAACTGCAACTAGCTATTGGCTTGGTAGCGCCATTTTAGGAATTATCTGTATACAGTTAGGTGTATTTCTTGCTAGGTTTGGTAGCTAA
- a CDS encoding zinc metalloprotease HtpX: protein MGNQFKTAVLLAALSGLLIAISYWVIGGTSGLIIGIGLAAVTNLFSWYQSDKIALAVYKAQPVSEAQAPALYRMVERLSTRANIPMPGVYIVPGQTANAFATGRDPEHAAVAVTEGILNILPEEELEGVIAHELTHIINRDTLTQAVAATVAGAISFLAQMLSYSLWFGGGSRDNERGGNPLGVLVTVMLAPIAATIIQLAISRTREFSADAGAAKLTGNPRALARALQRLEATAKQIPLNANPAFEPLLIINPISGQFLGNLFSSHPATEMRVEALLKIERELAGSY from the coding sequence ATGGGAAATCAATTCAAAACTGCTGTTTTGTTAGCCGCACTGAGTGGCTTATTAATTGCCATTAGTTATTGGGTAATTGGTGGTACTAGTGGCTTAATTATAGGCATAGGTTTAGCAGCAGTTACAAACCTATTTTCTTGGTATCAATCTGATAAAATTGCCCTGGCAGTTTACAAAGCTCAACCTGTTAGCGAAGCCCAAGCACCTGCACTTTATCGCATGGTGGAAAGACTGTCAACCCGTGCTAATATTCCCATGCCAGGAGTTTACATTGTTCCAGGACAAACTGCCAATGCTTTTGCTACAGGAAGAGACCCAGAACACGCTGCTGTTGCTGTTACTGAAGGCATTTTAAACATATTACCAGAGGAAGAATTAGAAGGTGTAATTGCTCACGAACTCACCCACATTATTAATCGTGATACCCTAACTCAAGCCGTTGCTGCTACTGTGGCTGGTGCGATTTCTTTCCTGGCACAAATGTTAAGTTATAGCCTGTGGTTTGGTGGTGGTTCAAGAGATAATGAAAGAGGTGGTAATCCTTTGGGAGTGCTAGTAACCGTGATGCTTGCACCTATAGCCGCCACAATTATTCAATTAGCAATTTCCCGCACCAGAGAATTTTCTGCTGATGCTGGTGCTGCCAAATTAACAGGTAATCCCCGCGCTTTAGCTAGGGCTTTGCAAAGATTAGAAGCCACAGCAAAACAGATACCTTTAAATGCTAATCCAGCCTTTGAACCATTATTGATTATTAATCCGATTTCTGGGCAATTTCTAGGTAATTTGTTTTCTAGTCATCCTGCAACTGAAATGCGTGTGGAAGCATTGCTGAAAATAGAAAGAGAATTGGCAGGTAGTTATTAA
- a CDS encoding Uma2 family endonuclease, whose protein sequence is MTSVTLQIPKSLKFTDDEFVEIVDANKDLRLELSSEGELIVMSPTGGETGERNLELSGQVWFWNRKNNLGKAFDSSTGFKLPNGGTRSPDVSWIKIERWNALTPEQRKKFLPLCPDFVIELVSESDDLEDTQAKMREYINNGLLLGWLINPKDKQVEIYRQNQEVEVLQSPTNLSGEDVLPGFILDLQLIFS, encoded by the coding sequence ATGACTTCTGTAACTTTACAAATACCAAAATCATTAAAATTCACAGATGATGAATTTGTGGAAATTGTGGATGCTAATAAAGATTTACGTTTGGAATTATCATCGGAAGGTGAATTAATTGTTATGTCACCAACTGGGGGAGAAACGGGAGAGAGAAACTTAGAATTAAGTGGACAAGTTTGGTTTTGGAATCGCAAAAATAATTTAGGAAAAGCTTTTGATTCTTCCACAGGTTTTAAATTACCTAATGGTGGTACTCGTTCTCCTGATGTGTCTTGGATAAAGATAGAAAGATGGAATGCACTCACACCAGAACAAAGAAAAAAGTTTCTGCCGTTATGCCCTGATTTTGTGATTGAGTTAGTTTCTGAAAGCGATGATTTAGAAGATACGCAAGCGAAGATGCGGGAGTATATTAATAATGGTTTGCTGTTAGGTTGGTTAATTAATCCTAAAGATAAACAAGTAGAAATTTATCGCCAAAATCAAGAGGTAGAGGTTTTACAATCTCCTACAAATTTATCTGGAGAGGATGTATTGCCAGGTTTTATTTTAGATTTACAACTGATTTTTAGTTAA
- a CDS encoding pentapeptide repeat-containing protein: MPPDYSGENLQGRSFKGENLTGANFSKADIRGANFTNAILKGADFTGAKAGLQRRWVIVLLIVAFLVSALSGFFSIIIGTVITFIFDTKNSEIFIAQTVVLVMVTVFCIVTIRKGLIAGTGVFAVTVASVIAVAFAFAIAGVFTRAVAVAGVGAVAVAFTLTGAFAGAFAVTVAFTVAEARAVAGVVVFAVAVAGVGAVALARTYAVTVAFAAVVTQAVAEAVGVAEVVMFVLFSDYIGWRSFFGDGKDAWIRSFAIAYATTNGTSFRGADLTDADFTGATLKNTDFRKANLTRTRFYEAKKLDFARPGNTILSNLGVLNLLITLNGRGKSYTGANLRGANLIGADLKEANLKDADIVEATFEGACLEWANLTLAQAVGTNFTNAQMTGACLEAWNIESTTILDNVDCRFVYLLEYPKLGTDDRERRPSSGEFKPGEFSKLFEEVLNTVDLIFRDGIDWKAFVNAFGKVQNQNEDTELSIQSIENKGDGVVVVKVNAPEGVDKEKIHSDFTQNYQLALAAVEEKYKAELQAKNNEIVIYRQQSAEMTEIVRLLANKPINVQVDNKVENKNMTNSNDSSRKVEIGSVGRDFNASGQALNLGEMDISGTVTNTINELPPSPEPEKMGIKEILTQLQTAIEADSDLTPKDKEKALKQVKALAEAAQNPQEKQDLADTAITMLKGILMSVPTLLEECSKLLPLISGFLGLG; this comes from the coding sequence ATGCCGCCAGACTATTCCGGTGAAAATCTCCAAGGACGCTCTTTTAAAGGTGAAAACCTGACAGGAGCTAACTTTAGCAAAGCCGATATTAGAGGTGCAAATTTTACCAACGCTATTCTTAAAGGTGCTGATTTTACTGGTGCCAAGGCTGGACTACAGCGACGTTGGGTAATTGTTTTACTAATAGTTGCGTTCCTAGTTTCAGCACTATCAGGGTTTTTCTCAATCATCATTGGTACAGTGATAACATTTATTTTTGATACCAAAAACTCTGAAATTTTTATTGCTCAAACAGTTGTCCTAGTTATGGTGACAGTCTTTTGTATTGTCACTATTCGTAAGGGTTTAATAGCCGGAACCGGAGTATTCGCCGTAACCGTAGCCTCTGTCATAGCTGTAGCCTTCGCTTTTGCTATAGCTGGAGTCTTCACCAGAGCCGTAGCTGTAGCCGGAGTCGGCGCTGTAGCTGTAGCCTTCACATTAACTGGAGCTTTTGCCGGAGCTTTTGCCGTAACCGTAGCCTTTACCGTAGCTGAAGCTAGAGCCGTAGCTGGAGTCGTAGTATTTGCTGTAGCCGTAGCCGGAGTTGGAGCCGTAGCCTTAGCTAGAACCTACGCCGTAACCGTAGCCTTCGCCGCAGTCGTAACCCAAGCCGTAGCCGAAGCAGTAGGTGTAGCTGAAGTCGTAATGTTCGTGCTTTTTAGCGATTACATTGGCTGGCGTAGTTTTTTTGGAGATGGAAAAGATGCTTGGATTCGTTCATTCGCTATTGCTTATGCTACTACAAATGGGACAAGTTTTCGTGGTGCTGATTTAACTGATGCTGATTTTACAGGCGCAACCCTGAAAAACACAGATTTCAGAAAAGCAAATCTAACGCGCACTCGTTTTTATGAAGCGAAAAAACTGGATTTTGCCAGACCAGGTAATACTATATTGAGTAACCTTGGTGTTCTCAATTTGCTCATTACTCTAAATGGTAGGGGTAAATCTTACACTGGTGCAAACCTCAGAGGTGCAAACCTGATAGGTGCAGACTTGAAAGAGGCGAATTTAAAAGATGCTGATATTGTTGAAGCTACTTTTGAGGGTGCTTGTTTAGAATGGGCAAATTTGACTCTTGCTCAAGCCGTCGGTACTAATTTCACGAATGCTCAAATGACAGGTGCTTGTCTGGAAGCTTGGAATATTGAAAGTACAACTATATTAGATAATGTAGATTGTCGCTTTGTTTATCTTTTAGAATATCCTAAACTGGGAACAGATGACCGTGAACGCCGTCCTAGTAGTGGGGAATTTAAACCAGGAGAATTTAGCAAATTATTTGAAGAGGTTTTAAATACTGTTGATTTAATTTTCCGCGACGGTATTGACTGGAAAGCTTTTGTTAATGCTTTTGGCAAGGTGCAGAACCAAAATGAAGACACTGAATTATCTATCCAGAGTATTGAAAATAAAGGTGATGGGGTAGTTGTCGTTAAGGTGAATGCACCTGAAGGCGTTGATAAAGAAAAGATTCACAGCGATTTTACTCAAAATTATCAATTAGCATTAGCAGCAGTAGAGGAAAAATATAAAGCAGAATTACAAGCTAAAAATAATGAGATAGTTATTTATCGCCAACAAAGTGCGGAAATGACAGAGATTGTGAGATTATTAGCGAATAAACCTATAAATGTTCAAGTTGATAACAAAGTGGAAAATAAAAATATGACTAACAGTAATGATTCCAGTCGTAAAGTTGAAATTGGTAGTGTCGGTAGAGATTTTAATGCTAGTGGACAAGCTTTGAATTTAGGTGAAATGGATATTAGTGGTACGGTAACAAATACTATTAATGAATTACCACCTTCACCCGAACCAGAGAAAATGGGAATTAAGGAAATTTTGACACAACTGCAAACAGCAATTGAAGCTGATTCTGATTTAACACCAAAAGATAAAGAAAAAGCACTCAAGCAAGTCAAAGCTTTAGCAGAAGCAGCACAAAATCCTCAAGAAAAACAAGATTTAGCAGATACAGCAATTACAATGTTAAAGGGTATTCTCATGAGTGTACCCACATTGCTTGAAGAATGTAGTAAGCTTTTGCCGCTAATTTCTGGTTTTCTGGGTTTAGGTTAA
- a CDS encoding sucrase ferredoxin, whose product MNTFFCSDYSRQVGEEIIGSATNYQTYILVECPTPWMSEAFNSKWVPDNLRVLVSEVQRSKLPIRFLLIANDESHKVEQTTLLIYQKQEGLSNGYRKQEFKLPNIEQVAGVVRKWLSGGNADYQVENSITRDILVCTHGSHDQCCARYGNPFYFHAKNTISELQFDHVRIWRSSHFGGHRFAPTAIDLPEARYYGVLDQDSFKSILTRTGDIQFLNKVYRGWGILPPVLQVLEREIIFSQGWNWFNNKVAGKILEQSMDNNTMLAELTFENPAGSLYTYQAKLVKDAVKTQVLKSSCHATQECLVVKYAVANLVLVDRKVASYANNY is encoded by the coding sequence ATGAATACATTTTTCTGTTCTGACTATTCCCGACAAGTAGGAGAAGAAATTATTGGTAGTGCTACAAACTACCAAACTTATATTTTAGTAGAATGTCCTACACCTTGGATGTCAGAAGCCTTTAATTCCAAATGGGTTCCTGATAATTTACGGGTTTTAGTCTCTGAGGTGCAGCGTAGTAAATTACCGATTCGGTTTTTGTTAATTGCTAATGATGAATCACATAAAGTAGAACAAACAACTTTGTTGATTTATCAAAAACAAGAAGGTTTAAGTAATGGCTACCGCAAGCAAGAATTTAAGTTACCAAATATTGAACAAGTCGCGGGAGTTGTGCGGAAATGGTTATCAGGTGGAAATGCTGATTATCAAGTAGAAAATAGTATAACTAGAGATATTTTAGTTTGTACACATGGTAGCCATGATCAATGTTGTGCGAGATATGGCAATCCTTTTTATTTTCATGCTAAAAATACTATTTCTGAATTGCAATTTGATCATGTGAGAATTTGGAGATCCAGCCATTTTGGCGGACATCGGTTTGCACCAACAGCGATAGATTTACCAGAAGCAAGATATTATGGTGTACTGGATCAAGATTCATTCAAATCAATTTTAACTCGAACTGGTGATATACAATTTTTAAATAAAGTCTATCGTGGTTGGGGAATTTTGCCCCCGGTATTACAGGTTTTGGAAAGAGAAATAATTTTTAGTCAAGGTTGGAATTGGTTTAATAATAAAGTAGCAGGTAAAATTTTAGAGCAAAGCATGGATAATAATACAATGTTAGCAGAGCTAACTTTTGAAAATCCTGCTGGTTCTCTCTATACATACCAGGCTAAACTTGTGAAAGATGCTGTGAAAACGCAAGTTTTAAAGAGTTCTTGTCATGCTACACAAGAATGTTTGGTTGTTAAATATGCTGTAGCTAATCTTGTATTAGTTGATAGGAAGGTGGCTAGTTATGCGAATAATTATTAG
- a CDS encoding Mut7-C RNAse domain-containing protein — MAVAYFCFNAELNYFLPKHQKQVKISHYFEERNSIKDTIESFGIPHTEVNSIEVNGEYVNFSYIIQDEDNINVYPISASLNTSSISLRPKAPSVIRFVLDVHLGKLATSLRLLGFDTLYSNDYGDEELAQISSNQERILLTRDKGLLMRSLVTHGYYVRNTQPQQQILEVMQRFDLFTVVSPFKRCLRCNGLLVSVDKESVIDQLPANIELQINEFHRCQDCTQIYWKGSHYTRLQNFIAEIMGRE; from the coding sequence ATGGCTGTTGCATATTTCTGTTTTAATGCTGAATTAAATTATTTTTTACCCAAACATCAGAAGCAGGTAAAAATATCCCATTATTTTGAGGAAAGAAATTCTATTAAAGATACGATTGAGTCTTTTGGAATTCCTCATACAGAAGTTAATTCTATAGAAGTTAATGGGGAATATGTCAATTTTTCTTATATAATTCAGGATGAGGACAATATTAATGTCTATCCCATTTCTGCCAGTCTGAATACATCAAGCATTTCCCTACGACCAAAAGCACCCAGTGTGATCCGTTTTGTGCTAGATGTTCATTTGGGTAAGTTGGCTACATCTTTAAGGTTGTTAGGTTTTGATACTTTATATAGTAATGACTATGGGGATGAAGAATTAGCACAAATATCTTCTAACCAAGAGAGAATTCTGTTAACTCGTGATAAAGGTCTTTTGATGCGAAGTTTGGTGACTCATGGCTATTATGTCAGGAATACCCAACCGCAACAGCAAATTTTGGAAGTTATGCAACGTTTCGATTTATTTACAGTAGTATCACCTTTTAAAAGATGTTTGCGTTGTAATGGGTTATTGGTATCTGTTGATAAAGAATCTGTGATTGATCAATTACCAGCAAATATAGAATTACAGATAAATGAATTTCATCGCTGTCAAGACTGCACGCAAATTTATTGGAAAGGGTCACACTATACACGACTGCAAAATTTTATTGCCGAGATAATGGGGAGGGAATAG
- a CDS encoding ROK family protein: MTLILALDFGGTKLAAATVEAGSREWLCYENRLSPANADALSDVEIMRSLIESVLDRRKPDAIGVSFGGPVDAATGLVRLSHHVPGWENIPLKQLLEEEYNAPVSIDNDANVAAVGEHRFGAGRGYDSLFYITISTGVGGGWILNGKPWQGAGGMAGEIGHIVVDPAGPVCLCGKRGCVERLASGPYMAQNARELLEKETHNSPTSTRGEILKYLVGNDLNVITGQIVSVAAAHGDELAREVLYKAAWALGVGIGNVANLMNPQRFVLGGGVTKAGDSFWATVRKVAHETALPEVNFEVVRALLGDEAPLWGAVALGLDVVR, from the coding sequence ATGACATTAATATTAGCTCTTGATTTTGGTGGAACTAAACTAGCAGCAGCGACAGTGGAAGCTGGTTCTAGGGAGTGGTTGTGTTATGAAAATCGTCTTTCACCTGCAAATGCAGATGCCTTGAGTGATGTAGAAATTATGCGATCGCTCATTGAATCTGTATTAGATAGACGCAAACCAGATGCTATTGGTGTCAGTTTTGGCGGACCAGTAGACGCAGCCACCGGACTCGTCCGACTTTCTCATCATGTTCCTGGTTGGGAAAATATACCCCTTAAACAACTGCTAGAAGAAGAATATAATGCTCCTGTTAGCATAGATAATGATGCTAATGTTGCTGCTGTTGGCGAACATCGCTTTGGTGCTGGTCGTGGATATGATAGTTTGTTTTACATCACCATCAGTACAGGTGTAGGTGGCGGTTGGATACTCAACGGTAAACCTTGGCAGGGTGCTGGTGGCATGGCCGGAGAAATTGGCCATATAGTTGTAGATCCAGCCGGTCCAGTATGCCTATGTGGAAAGCGCGGATGTGTAGAACGTTTAGCTTCTGGGCCTTACATGGCACAAAATGCACGGGAACTACTGGAGAAAGAAACCCATAATTCCCCAACCAGCACCAGAGGAGAAATACTTAAATATTTGGTAGGCAACGATTTGAACGTAATTACCGGGCAAATAGTGAGTGTAGCCGCAGCGCATGGTGATGAACTAGCCAGAGAAGTATTATACAAAGCCGCTTGGGCGCTGGGTGTAGGAATTGGTAACGTGGCCAACTTAATGAACCCCCAACGCTTTGTTTTAGGTGGTGGAGTCACCAAAGCCGGGGATAGTTTTTGGGCTACAGTACGCAAAGTGGCACACGAAACCGCATTACCAGAAGTGAATTTTGAAGTTGTGCGGGCGTTGTTGGGGGATGAAGCCCCATTGTGGGGGGCTGTGGCTTTGGGTTTGGATGTTGTACGGTAA